The following proteins are encoded in a genomic region of Cataglyphis hispanica isolate Lineage 1 chromosome 9, ULB_Chis1_1.0, whole genome shotgun sequence:
- the LOC126851893 gene encoding uncharacterized protein LOC126851893: MSDILSIAGEPIFDDRIVKIETHTYNPYANITFGNNDEIRIPIQQQDLYTLSCESFLYIEGRLESKKSSGAEGESSTRLVNNCAAFMFEEIRYELDGVEIDRSRNVGITSTIKNYASLTVERSSILQNAGWDFAAKSHAIDDFNLCVPLSVLLGFCKDYKRVVINARH, from the coding sequence ATGAGCGACATCTTGAGTATCGCCGGAGAACCGATCTTCGACGATCGCATCGTCAAGATCGAAACTCACACGTACAACCCTTACGCTAATATCACATTTGGAAATAACGATGAGATACGAATTCCTATACAACAACAGGATCTGTACACGTTATCTTGCGAGAGTTTCCTCTACATCGAGGGCAGACTCGAGTCGAAGAAATCATCGGGCGCGGAGGGCGAAAGCTCGACGAGACTGGTGAACAATTGCGCCGCGTTTATGTTCGAGGAAATTCGCTACGAGCTCGATGGGGTGGAGATCGATCGAAGCAGAAACGTCGGAATAACGAGCACGATCAAGAATTACGCGTCGTTGACGGTAGAAAGAAGCAGTATATTGCAGAACGCCGGATGGGACTTCGCGGCGAAGAGTCACGCGATCGACGATTTTAACCTTTGCGTACCTCTCAGCGTGTTGCTAGGTTTCTGCAAGGATTACAAGCGCGTCGTGATTAATGCGCGACACTAA